The Hymenobacter sp. DG01 genome has a segment encoding these proteins:
- a CDS encoding inorganic phosphate transporter, whose translation MFGLEPHVLLLLIACLVAACAFEFVNGFHDTANAVATVIYTNSLRPWVAVVWSAFWNFVGVIAGGISVAMSIVYLLPVESLVDQNVYHGIAMVGALIVAAIIWNVGTWYYGLPSSSSHALIGSILGVGIAFSLLPGSGASAVNWGKAGETGAALLISPLFGFSLTIVLMFLLRRFVRNKAIFKEPHKRKPPPIWIRLILIATCTLVSYFHGSNDGQKGVGLIMLILIGIVPVHFALNQKLNPLDMRDSLTRVEQVMQKLNPAELGEADRKLLAEVRTQTTTLDQIFAGKTDVKQLPEQSRFEIRKAILLLYTRAKKLTASEKVPLSSADRKVYEDSIAQMRTFTDYAPWQVSLMVALSLGIGTMIGWQRIVKTIGERIGKEHLTYAQGASSELVAAAMIGASTGFGLPSSTTHVLSSAIAGSMVANRGIKNLNPQMVRNIALAWVLTLPVTMVLAGGLFLLFRSIMPS comes from the coding sequence ATGTTTGGCTTAGAGCCTCATGTGCTGTTGCTGCTGATTGCCTGTTTGGTAGCAGCCTGCGCGTTTGAATTTGTCAACGGTTTCCACGATACGGCCAACGCCGTGGCGACGGTGATTTACACCAACTCGCTGCGGCCGTGGGTAGCCGTGGTGTGGTCGGCGTTCTGGAATTTCGTGGGCGTTATTGCCGGCGGTATCAGCGTGGCCATGAGCATCGTGTACCTGCTGCCCGTAGAAAGCCTCGTCGATCAGAACGTGTACCACGGCATTGCCATGGTCGGGGCCCTGATTGTGGCGGCCATCATCTGGAACGTAGGCACCTGGTACTACGGGCTCCCCTCTTCCTCCTCGCACGCCCTTATCGGCTCCATCCTGGGGGTAGGCATTGCCTTCTCGCTGCTGCCCGGCAGCGGGGCCTCGGCCGTGAACTGGGGCAAGGCCGGCGAAACCGGCGCGGCCCTGCTCATCAGCCCCCTGTTCGGCTTTTCGCTGACCATTGTTCTGATGTTTCTGCTGCGGCGCTTCGTGCGCAACAAGGCCATCTTTAAGGAGCCCCACAAGCGCAAGCCCCCACCCATCTGGATTCGCCTGATTCTGATTGCGACCTGCACCCTGGTGAGCTACTTCCACGGCTCCAACGACGGGCAGAAGGGCGTAGGCCTGATTATGCTGATTCTGATTGGCATCGTGCCCGTGCACTTCGCCCTGAATCAGAAGCTCAATCCCCTGGATATGCGCGACTCGCTTACGCGGGTGGAACAGGTAATGCAAAAGCTGAACCCGGCTGAACTGGGCGAGGCCGACCGGAAGCTGCTGGCCGAAGTGCGCACCCAAACCACTACCCTCGACCAGATTTTCGCCGGCAAAACCGACGTGAAGCAGCTGCCCGAGCAATCCCGCTTTGAAATCCGGAAGGCTATCCTGCTGCTTTACACCCGGGCCAAGAAACTCACGGCCAGCGAAAAGGTGCCCCTGAGCTCCGCTGACCGCAAGGTGTATGAAGACAGCATTGCCCAGATGCGCACCTTCACGGATTATGCCCCCTGGCAGGTTTCTCTGATGGTAGCTCTTTCTCTGGGCATCGGGACGATGATTGGCTGGCAGCGCATCGTGAAAACTATTGGGGAGCGGATCGGGAAGGAGCACCTGACGTATGCCCAAGGCGCTTCCTCGGAGCTGGTAGCCGCCGCCATGATTGGTGCTTCCACCGGCTTCGGCCTGCCCTCCTCCACTACCCACGTGCTGTCCTCGGCCATTGCGGGTAGTATGGTGGCCAACCGCGGCATCAAGAACCTCAACCCCCAGATGGTGCGCAACATTGCCCTGGCCTGGGTGCTGACCCTGCCCGTAACGATGGTGCTGGCCGGCGGTCTGTTTCTGCTGTTCCGCAGCATTATGCCTTCCTAA
- a CDS encoding bifunctional 2-polyprenyl-6-hydroxyphenol methylase/3-demethylubiquinol 3-O-methyltransferase UbiG has product MIYERLEKCPVCGKTEFRNKLVVEDKSVSKESFAIQQCEACSFQFTNPRPDAAHIGRYYESDEYVSHNSGAGGVINQAYKVARFFTMRRKVALVNKLAPRKGRLFDYGCGTGHFLAAAKGNGWQVAGWEPNERARQEAAQRVGHNLELQADLTRFPAGSFDAITLWHVLEHVHELNDTLQQLIRLLKPDGTLAIAVPNVDSLDAQHYRQDWAAYDVPRHLYHFTPKTMTQLLKKHKLQVREVLPMPLDAYYVSMLSEKHRAERGGGMLTVLKAGYKSNQYAASHEGQYSSLIYVARKRQPVG; this is encoded by the coding sequence GTGATTTACGAGCGTTTGGAGAAGTGCCCGGTCTGCGGGAAAACAGAGTTTCGCAACAAGCTGGTAGTAGAAGATAAGTCGGTGAGCAAGGAAAGCTTTGCCATTCAGCAATGCGAGGCCTGCTCGTTTCAGTTTACCAACCCCCGGCCCGACGCCGCCCATATCGGGCGGTATTATGAGTCCGATGAGTACGTGTCGCACAACAGTGGGGCAGGGGGGGTTATCAACCAGGCCTACAAGGTGGCGCGCTTCTTTACCATGCGTCGCAAGGTGGCCCTGGTGAACAAGCTGGCCCCGCGCAAGGGCCGCCTCTTCGACTACGGCTGCGGCACCGGTCATTTTCTGGCCGCGGCCAAGGGCAACGGCTGGCAGGTAGCGGGCTGGGAGCCCAACGAGCGGGCCCGGCAGGAAGCCGCCCAGCGCGTGGGCCACAACCTGGAGCTGCAGGCCGACCTGACCCGGTTTCCGGCCGGATCGTTCGACGCCATCACGCTTTGGCACGTACTGGAACACGTTCACGAGCTGAACGATACCCTGCAGCAGCTCATCCGGTTGTTGAAGCCCGATGGCACCCTGGCTATTGCCGTACCCAACGTGGACAGCCTCGACGCCCAGCACTACCGCCAGGACTGGGCCGCCTACGACGTGCCGCGTCACTTGTACCATTTCACCCCCAAAACCATGACCCAGCTGCTGAAAAAGCATAAGCTGCAGGTACGGGAGGTGTTGCCCATGCCCCTGGATGCTTATTATGTGAGTATGCTCAGCGAAAAGCACCGCGCCGAGCGGGGCGGCGGCATGCTCACGGTGCTGAAGGCGGGTTATAAATCAAACCAATACGCGGCCAGCCACGAGGGCCAGTACTCCAGCCTGATTTACGTAGCCCGCAAACGTCAGCCGGTGGGGTAG
- a CDS encoding GNAT family N-acetyltransferase: protein MAATPPYLPIIRGDALDFYLSQGYYRMHQDLFTCRFLPLDDDLYTVHWLRLMLSQVQYGPEQRRLLRYNERFTTVIRPFRLTEEYEELYALYRSSITFDAPETVEAFLLAGATHNVFTTEVIEVRDEGQLIAVGIFDSGARSIAGIMNFYHPAYRKHSLGKYLMLLKINQALHLHKAYYYPGYLVHRYPKFDYKLFPCLAATEVFDAATGQWLPFSWEAVAAQSAELLADWPTDYLNNDLTE from the coding sequence ATGGCTGCTACCCCTCCTTACCTGCCTATCATCCGGGGCGATGCGCTGGATTTCTACCTGAGCCAGGGTTACTACCGGATGCACCAGGACCTGTTTACCTGCCGTTTCCTACCCCTCGACGACGACCTATACACCGTGCACTGGCTGCGGCTGATGCTCAGTCAGGTGCAGTACGGCCCGGAGCAGCGCCGCCTGCTGCGCTACAACGAGCGGTTTACCACCGTTATCCGTCCCTTTCGGCTCACAGAGGAATATGAGGAGTTGTACGCCCTCTACCGCAGCTCCATCACCTTCGATGCGCCCGAAACGGTAGAAGCGTTTCTGCTGGCCGGCGCCACCCACAACGTGTTTACTACCGAGGTGATTGAGGTGCGCGACGAAGGCCAGCTGATTGCGGTGGGCATTTTTGACAGCGGCGCCCGCAGCATTGCCGGCATCATGAACTTCTACCACCCAGCCTACCGCAAGCACAGCCTGGGCAAGTACCTGATGCTGCTCAAAATAAACCAGGCCTTACACCTGCACAAAGCCTACTACTACCCCGGCTACCTGGTGCATCGCTACCCCAAGTTCGATTACAAGCTGTTTCCCTGTCTGGCTGCCACGGAAGTGTTTGATGCTGCCACAGGCCAATGGCTGCCGTTTTCGTGGGAGGCGGTGGCTGCTCAATCAGCTGAATTGCTGGCCGATTGGCCTACTGACTATTTGAATAACGACTTGACCGAATAA
- a CDS encoding ATP-binding protein: protein MKQVKIQIPSLVENIRVVESFIDNSKDTFHIEDDIYGNIMVAVTEAVNNAIRHGNKFDKDKNVFLSLFVDQDRVKFEIEDEGTGFDYTNLIDPTAPENLENPGGRGIFLIRHLADEVEFTKDGRNVQLTFMLPAPSASEAGSAVNGAETATH, encoded by the coding sequence ATGAAGCAGGTTAAAATTCAGATTCCTTCGCTCGTCGAGAACATCCGCGTGGTGGAAAGCTTTATCGACAACTCGAAGGATACGTTTCACATCGAAGACGATATCTACGGAAACATTATGGTGGCCGTCACGGAGGCGGTAAACAACGCTATCCGGCACGGCAATAAGTTCGATAAAGACAAGAACGTCTTCCTTTCTCTGTTCGTGGATCAGGACCGGGTGAAGTTTGAAATCGAGGATGAAGGCACCGGTTTCGACTACACCAACCTGATTGACCCCACGGCCCCCGAAAACCTCGAAAACCCCGGCGGCCGCGGCATCTTCCTGATCCGCCACTTGGCCGATGAGGTAGAGTTCACCAAGGATGGCCGCAATGTGCAGCTCACCTTCATGCTACCCGCTCCTTCGGCCTCCGAAGCTGGCTCGGCCGTGAACGGCGCCGAAACCGCTACCCACTAG
- a CDS encoding Ig-like domain-containing domain produces the protein MPLPSRASVLLLLLGAAGLHGCAAISSPEGGVRDTTPPKLLRTVPANGARNVTGQSVRLEFSEQVQIKDLQKNLIVAPLLDEKNTYKVREDRTAITLTFDKPFAPNTTYSFNFGNSISDITESNPAQKAMVSFSTGAQLDSGSVRGVVTDVLTQAPYENASVVLYPEADTANVRRGKPYYLARTDKQGRFELNYLKEGRYRAFALADKNQSNRYEEGERIGYLSDLLTIGPTTDSLNFRLTRPDTRRPLITTQKPNPTDFRVSYNEGVAQVALAPLGTAAPVPALAEAVQTADQGRTVVLYRTPALAEGRYLLTATDSVGNTGRDTVSVRFQGNAPARKGSAYVVEGNPREVYRQGQVKFVFKEPVRLVSNKSIGTLVEDSVKRRPLRLPQDGALSADRSTLALALNTNARRNITILLDSSVVGSITGQSLGLKPLRLRVTEQNTTGSLSGPVQTKATRYWVQLLDASSQVQTTLDTPRGTYRFDYLSPGTYRLRVLIDANQDGRWQGGDPQLRQQPEPVFLFPKAIEIRSNFDNVETLSF, from the coding sequence ATGCCTCTCCCTTCCCGAGCCAGTGTGCTCTTGTTATTACTAGGCGCCGCCGGGCTCCACGGCTGCGCGGCCATCAGCTCGCCCGAGGGCGGGGTGCGCGACACGACTCCGCCCAAGCTGTTGCGAACCGTGCCGGCCAACGGTGCCCGCAACGTCACAGGCCAGTCGGTGCGGCTGGAGTTTTCGGAGCAGGTGCAGATCAAGGACCTGCAGAAAAACCTGATTGTGGCGCCTCTGCTCGATGAGAAGAACACCTACAAAGTGCGGGAAGACCGCACGGCCATTACGCTCACCTTCGACAAGCCCTTCGCTCCCAACACTACCTACTCCTTTAACTTCGGCAACTCCATCAGCGACATTACCGAGAGCAACCCGGCCCAGAAGGCCATGGTGAGCTTCAGCACGGGGGCGCAGCTTGACTCCGGCTCGGTGCGGGGGGTAGTGACTGATGTACTTACGCAGGCACCCTATGAAAATGCCTCGGTGGTTTTATATCCCGAAGCCGACACGGCCAACGTGCGGCGCGGCAAGCCTTACTACCTGGCCCGCACCGATAAGCAGGGGCGCTTCGAGCTGAACTACCTCAAGGAAGGCCGCTACCGGGCCTTTGCCCTGGCCGATAAAAACCAGAGCAACCGCTACGAGGAAGGGGAGCGGATTGGCTACCTCTCCGACCTGCTGACCATAGGCCCCACCACCGACAGCCTGAACTTTCGCCTTACCCGCCCCGATACGCGCCGGCCGCTTATCACAACCCAGAAACCCAACCCCACCGATTTCCGGGTGTCGTACAACGAGGGGGTAGCCCAGGTAGCCCTGGCGCCCCTGGGAACCGCGGCCCCCGTCCCGGCCCTCGCCGAAGCCGTGCAGACAGCGGACCAGGGCCGGACGGTGGTGCTCTACCGCACGCCCGCGCTGGCGGAGGGCCGCTACCTGCTCACGGCCACCGACAGCGTGGGAAATACGGGCCGCGACACGGTGAGCGTGCGTTTCCAGGGCAACGCGCCTGCCCGCAAAGGCTCGGCGTACGTGGTGGAGGGCAACCCCCGGGAGGTGTACCGGCAAGGACAGGTGAAGTTTGTCTTTAAGGAGCCCGTGCGCCTGGTCTCGAACAAGTCCATCGGGACGCTGGTGGAGGACTCGGTGAAGCGCCGCCCCCTCCGCCTTCCCCAGGATGGTGCCCTGTCCGCCGACCGCTCTACGCTGGCCCTCGCCCTCAATACCAACGCCCGCCGCAACATTACCATTCTACTTGACAGCAGCGTTGTGGGGAGCATCACGGGGCAGAGCCTGGGCCTGAAACCGCTGCGCCTGCGGGTTACGGAGCAAAACACTACCGGCTCGCTTAGTGGTCCGGTACAAACCAAAGCTACCCGTTACTGGGTGCAACTGCTGGATGCCAGTAGCCAGGTGCAAACAACCCTCGATACCCCCCGCGGTACCTACCGCTTCGACTACCTCTCGCCCGGCACCTACCGCCTGCGGGTATTAATTGACGCCAACCAGGATGGCCGCTGGCAGGGCGGCGACCCGCAGCTGCGCCAGCAGCCAGAGCCTGTGTTTCTGTTTCCCAAAGCCATTGAGATACGCTCCAACTTCGATAACGTGGAAACCCTGAGCTTCTAA
- the ybeY gene encoding rRNA maturation RNase YbeY: MSDLPTEYDDQEHDDFGHDEGPGIEFLVEDVDFELADAQDLTSWIERVAEVHEHEIVQLTYIFCSDEYLHKVNMEYLEHDTYTDVITFDNADDADIIEGDIFISVERVRENAQIHGVSFRDELHRVMIHGVLHLLGYADKDLLSQTAMRKKEDDCLLLRTF; encoded by the coding sequence ATGAGCGACCTGCCCACCGAGTACGACGATCAGGAGCACGATGACTTCGGCCACGACGAAGGCCCAGGTATTGAGTTTCTGGTAGAGGATGTTGATTTCGAGCTGGCCGACGCCCAGGACCTGACCTCCTGGATTGAGCGCGTAGCGGAGGTGCACGAGCATGAAATTGTGCAGCTCACCTACATCTTCTGCTCCGATGAATACCTGCACAAGGTAAACATGGAGTACCTGGAGCACGACACCTACACCGACGTCATCACTTTCGATAACGCCGACGACGCCGACATCATTGAAGGCGACATCTTTATTTCGGTGGAGCGCGTGCGCGAAAATGCCCAGATCCACGGCGTTTCGTTCCGCGACGAGCTGCACCGCGTGATGATTCACGGTGTGCTGCACCTGCTTGGCTACGCCGATAAGGATTTGCTCAGCCAGACCGCCATGCGCAAGAAAGAAGACGACTGCCTGCTGTTGCGCACCTTCTAA
- the mnmG gene encoding tRNA uridine-5-carboxymethylaminomethyl(34) synthesis enzyme MnmG, giving the protein MQQEEYDVIVVGAGHAGCEAAAAAANMGSKVLLVTMNMNTIAQMSCNPAMGGVAKGQIVREVDALGGQSGIITDKTMIQFRMLNRSKGPAMWSPRAQSDRMRFAEEWRLTLEQTLNVDFWQEAVMGILVENDTVVGVKTQLGIEFRGKAVVLTNGTFLNGLIHIGEKQFGGGRAAESRSTGITEQLKELGFEAGRMKTGTPPRVDGRSLDYSKMEEQPGDEVPSKFSYLDTPALVKQRPCYITYTNPEVHEILKEGFEKSPMFQGRIKGLGPRYCPSVEDKINRFADKDRHQIFVEPEGWSTVEVYVNGFSSSLPEDVQYRALRKIAGFENAKMFRPGYAIEYDFFPPTQLQLTLETKRISNLYFAGQINGTTGYEEAACQGLMAGINAHNKVHGKEPFILKRSEAYIGVLIDDLVNKGTDEPYRMFTSRAEHRLLLRQDNADLRLTPLGYALGLASEERMERVREKENQTAEVVELLKSFGIEPQEINDWLTEIGSATIHEKTRAVNLLRRPNVDLPALARVLPGLTLALAPYGPEALEQAEILVKYESYLVKEHQQAARVQELENFQIRGRLDYHAMPALSHEAREKLLKIQPETLGQASRISGVSPADVSVLMVYLGR; this is encoded by the coding sequence ATGCAGCAAGAAGAGTACGACGTTATTGTAGTAGGAGCCGGCCACGCTGGCTGTGAAGCCGCCGCGGCCGCCGCCAACATGGGCTCCAAGGTCCTGCTCGTGACGATGAACATGAACACCATCGCCCAAATGTCGTGCAACCCGGCCATGGGCGGGGTGGCCAAAGGCCAGATCGTGCGCGAGGTGGACGCGCTGGGCGGGCAGTCGGGCATCATCACCGACAAAACCATGATTCAGTTCCGGATGCTGAACCGCTCGAAAGGCCCCGCCATGTGGAGCCCACGGGCCCAGAGTGACCGGATGCGCTTTGCCGAAGAGTGGCGCCTGACCCTGGAGCAAACCCTGAACGTGGACTTCTGGCAGGAAGCCGTAATGGGCATCTTGGTGGAGAATGACACGGTAGTAGGGGTGAAGACCCAGCTCGGCATTGAGTTTCGGGGCAAAGCCGTAGTGCTGACCAACGGTACGTTTCTGAACGGCCTCATCCACATTGGGGAGAAGCAGTTTGGGGGCGGGCGCGCCGCCGAAAGCCGCAGCACCGGCATCACGGAGCAGCTGAAGGAGCTAGGCTTTGAGGCCGGCCGCATGAAAACCGGCACCCCGCCCCGCGTAGATGGCCGCAGCCTGGACTACTCCAAGATGGAGGAGCAGCCCGGCGACGAGGTGCCCAGCAAATTTTCCTACCTCGATACGCCGGCTCTAGTGAAGCAGCGCCCCTGTTACATTACCTACACCAACCCCGAGGTACACGAAATCCTGAAGGAAGGCTTCGAGAAGTCGCCGATGTTCCAGGGCCGCATCAAGGGCCTGGGGCCACGCTACTGCCCTTCGGTGGAGGATAAAATCAACCGTTTCGCTGATAAGGACCGCCACCAGATTTTCGTGGAGCCCGAGGGCTGGAGCACGGTGGAGGTGTACGTAAACGGCTTCAGCAGCTCCCTGCCCGAGGACGTGCAGTACCGCGCCCTGCGCAAAATTGCCGGCTTCGAGAATGCCAAGATGTTCCGCCCGGGCTACGCCATCGAGTACGACTTCTTCCCGCCCACCCAGTTGCAGCTGACTCTGGAAACCAAACGCATCAGCAACCTTTACTTCGCGGGCCAGATCAACGGCACCACGGGCTACGAGGAAGCGGCTTGCCAGGGCCTGATGGCCGGCATTAATGCTCACAACAAAGTGCATGGCAAGGAGCCCTTCATCCTGAAGCGGAGCGAAGCCTACATTGGCGTGCTCATTGATGACCTCGTAAACAAAGGCACCGACGAGCCCTACCGTATGTTCACGAGCCGGGCTGAGCACCGCCTCCTGCTGCGCCAGGACAACGCCGACTTACGCCTTACCCCGCTGGGCTACGCCCTGGGCCTGGCCTCGGAAGAGCGTATGGAGCGGGTACGCGAGAAGGAAAATCAGACAGCTGAGGTGGTAGAGCTGCTGAAAAGCTTCGGCATCGAGCCCCAGGAAATCAACGACTGGCTCACGGAAATTGGCTCGGCTACTATCCATGAGAAAACGCGCGCGGTAAACCTGCTGCGCCGCCCCAACGTGGACCTGCCGGCCCTGGCCCGTGTACTACCTGGCCTCACACTGGCCCTGGCGCCCTATGGCCCCGAGGCTCTGGAGCAAGCCGAAATTCTGGTGAAGTACGAGTCCTACCTCGTGAAGGAGCACCAACAGGCCGCGCGCGTGCAGGAGCTGGAAAATTTCCAGATCAGAGGCCGCCTCGACTACCATGCCATGCCCGCCCTCTCGCACGAGGCCCGCGAGAAGCTGCTCAAGATTCAGCCCGAAACTCTGGGCCAGGCTTCGCGCATCAGCGGCGTGTCCCCGGCCGACGTGTCGGTGCTCATGGTGTACTTGGGGCGGTAG
- a CDS encoding glycine--tRNA ligase: MSNEQKPAATAENTLADIVSHAKEYGFVFPSSEIYDGLAAVYDYGPNGVELKNNLKQLWWRAMTQLNQNVVGIDAAIFMHPLTWKASGHVDGFSDPMIDNLDSKKRYRADVLLEDKAAEYEKNGEIARAETLLAEMGRLLTAEDLAGVKQLILDEKIICPVSKTGNWTDVRQFNLMFSTQVGAVADDSSKIYLRPETAQGIFVNFLNVQKSARQKVPFGIAQIGKAFRNEIVARQFIFRMREFEQMEMQFFVRPGTEGEWYNQWKETRRRWHEALGLPADKLRFHDHDKLAHYAKAAVDIEYEFPFGFKEIEGIHSRSDFDLMQHQTLSRKKQQYFDNDINPETGKPYGNYVPYVVETSVGADRLFLATLCQAYQEETIVEGEGEKQQTKTRKLLRLHPAVAPIKAAIFPLVKKDGLPEKANEIYNSLRHDFPLVVEEKDSIGTRYTRQDLIGTPFCIAVDHQTLEDNTVTVRHRDSREQTRMPIAELRGYIGEAVSFSRIFEKL; this comes from the coding sequence ATGAGCAACGAGCAGAAACCCGCCGCCACGGCCGAAAACACCCTGGCCGATATCGTGTCGCACGCCAAGGAATACGGCTTCGTATTCCCTTCCTCGGAAATCTACGACGGCCTGGCCGCCGTGTACGACTACGGCCCCAACGGTGTGGAGCTCAAAAACAACCTCAAGCAGCTCTGGTGGCGGGCCATGACCCAGCTCAACCAGAACGTGGTAGGCATTGACGCGGCCATCTTCATGCATCCGCTCACCTGGAAAGCCTCCGGTCACGTCGATGGCTTTTCGGACCCCATGATTGACAACCTCGACAGCAAGAAGCGCTACCGCGCCGACGTGCTGCTCGAAGACAAAGCCGCCGAGTACGAGAAAAACGGCGAAATAGCCCGCGCCGAAACTCTGCTGGCCGAAATGGGCCGCCTGCTCACGGCCGAGGACCTGGCCGGCGTAAAGCAGCTCATCCTCGACGAGAAGATTATCTGCCCCGTTTCGAAAACCGGCAACTGGACCGATGTGCGCCAGTTCAACCTCATGTTCTCGACGCAGGTAGGCGCCGTGGCCGACGACTCGAGCAAAATTTACCTGCGCCCCGAAACCGCCCAGGGCATCTTCGTGAACTTCCTGAACGTGCAGAAGTCGGCGCGCCAGAAGGTGCCGTTTGGCATTGCCCAGATCGGCAAGGCCTTCCGCAACGAGATTGTGGCCCGCCAGTTCATCTTCCGCATGCGGGAGTTTGAGCAGATGGAAATGCAGTTCTTCGTGCGCCCTGGCACCGAGGGCGAGTGGTACAACCAGTGGAAGGAAACCCGCCGCCGCTGGCACGAGGCCCTGGGCCTGCCCGCCGACAAGCTCCGCTTCCACGACCACGACAAGCTGGCCCACTACGCCAAAGCCGCCGTCGATATCGAGTATGAGTTCCCCTTCGGCTTCAAGGAAATTGAGGGCATCCACTCCCGCTCCGACTTCGACCTGATGCAGCACCAGACGCTCAGCCGTAAGAAGCAGCAGTACTTCGACAACGACATCAACCCCGAAACCGGCAAGCCCTACGGCAACTACGTGCCTTACGTGGTGGAAACCTCGGTGGGCGCCGACCGCCTGTTTCTGGCTACGCTCTGTCAGGCTTACCAGGAAGAAACCATTGTGGAGGGTGAGGGCGAGAAGCAGCAAACCAAAACCCGCAAGCTGCTGCGCCTGCACCCGGCCGTAGCGCCCATCAAGGCCGCTATTTTCCCGCTGGTGAAAAAGGACGGCCTGCCTGAAAAAGCCAACGAAATCTACAACTCCCTGCGCCACGACTTCCCGCTGGTGGTGGAGGAGAAGGACTCCATCGGCACGCGCTACACCCGCCAGGACCTCATCGGCACGCCCTTCTGCATTGCCGTGGATCATCAGACCCTGGAGGACAACACCGTAACGGTCCGTCACCGCGACTCCCGCGAGCAGACCCGCATGCCGATTGCCGAGCTGCGCGGCTACATCGGCGAGGCCGTGAGCTTCTCCCGCATTTTCGAAAAGCTGTAG
- a CDS encoding DUF4385 domain-containing protein, producing MPFDYSLDFRTVDFRQHPELYRVGKGEQGVLLVQPYKGEILPHWRFRTPEVAQESGEKIYGLFEAYLKAHDFVGADMARKFLQMGFTRARRYANHRGGKKYDGPVPDDKKGQSGAHGREELPRTPEDPAKAAAAAIFKQLWDKAKQHPEYVRQRAEFEARYGK from the coding sequence ATGCCCTTCGACTACAGCCTCGATTTTCGTACCGTTGACTTCCGGCAGCACCCCGAGCTGTACCGGGTGGGCAAGGGCGAGCAGGGTGTGCTGCTGGTACAGCCCTATAAAGGCGAGATTCTGCCCCACTGGCGCTTCCGGACGCCGGAGGTAGCCCAGGAGTCGGGGGAGAAGATTTACGGCCTGTTTGAGGCCTATTTGAAAGCGCACGACTTTGTAGGAGCCGACATGGCGCGCAAGTTCCTGCAGATGGGCTTCACGCGGGCCCGGCGCTACGCCAACCACCGGGGCGGCAAAAAGTACGATGGTCCCGTTCCTGACGACAAAAAAGGCCAGAGCGGCGCCCACGGCCGGGAGGAATTACCCCGTACCCCCGAGGACCCTGCCAAAGCTGCCGCGGCTGCCATTTTCAAGCAGCTGTGGGATAAGGCCAAGCAACACCCCGAGTATGTGCGCCAGCGCGCCGAGTTTGAGGCCCGCTACGGCAAATGA